A genomic segment from Oceanivirga salmonicida encodes:
- a CDS encoding DJ-1/PfpI family protein — translation MVYIITYNEFTLFETIFLSYFLKDKVKYVSLENKEIKSFENIQILADTNISNVKISKDDLLIIPGGNISNILDNKELENLVKNTLIEGIKVGAICAGVDYLNNIKCLENYKNVKINAQKDLIFDKNLITANANAYLEFAIEISKIMGVFKDENDYNETYDFFKNKKLYSEFK, via the coding sequence ATGGTTTATATTATAACTTATAATGAATTTACTTTATTTGAAACAATATTTTTATCATATTTTTTAAAAGATAAAGTTAAATATGTTAGTTTAGAAAATAAAGAAATTAAATCTTTTGAAAACATACAAATATTAGCAGATACTAATATATCTAATGTTAAAATATCAAAAGATGATTTACTTATAATACCAGGTGGAAATATATCAAATATATTAGATAATAAAGAATTAGAAAATTTAGTAAAAAATACTTTAATAGAAGGAATTAAGGTTGGGGCTATATGTGCAGGAGTAGATTATTTAAATAATATAAAATGTTTAGAAAATTATAAAAATGTAAAAATTAATGCACAAAAAGATTTAATTTTTGATAAAAATTTAATAACAGCAAATGCAAATGCATATCTTGAATTTGCAATAGAAATAAGTAAAATAATGGGTGTTTTTAAAGATGAAAATGATTATAACGAAACTTATGACTTTTTCAAAAATAAGAAATTGTATTCAGAATTTAAGTAG
- a CDS encoding DMT family transporter has product MRFNNKDNNILAIMYVIFMGFNYPMLRFLSTRFSVYSNNGLRFLAGGLFLLLISYMKYREYLKIVFKDKKMFLSIMSISILASIYMYFLMEGLKYTSSLSASIFGILGMPISLIMASFVFKDERKKVKNIRFIIGSIIAILGSFVFIFYSKNANAQSSNYILGYVFLMISILANSIQNIFFKIMSKKLPSIIIATMISLVMGIVFILLSYFTNNIYELLNASHILILFIMLSGIYGIVTGLLLSLKILHQYGIVVFNILQLLVPISTAVVAYILLNESINVMQILSSLLIVISCTVALRIKK; this is encoded by the coding sequence ATGCGATTTAATAATAAAGATAATAATATTTTAGCAATAATGTATGTAATATTTATGGGATTTAATTACCCTATGTTGAGATTTTTAAGTACAAGATTTAGTGTGTATAGTAACAATGGATTAAGATTTTTAGCAGGGGGATTATTTTTACTACTTATATCATATATGAAATATAGAGAGTATTTAAAAATAGTTTTCAAAGATAAAAAAATGTTTTTAAGCATTATGTCTATATCTATTTTAGCATCAATATATATGTACTTTTTAATGGAAGGTCTAAAATATACTTCTTCATTGTCAGCTAGTATATTTGGTATTTTAGGTATGCCTATATCACTTATAATGGCTTCATTTGTTTTTAAAGATGAAAGAAAAAAAGTGAAAAATATAAGATTTATAATAGGGTCTATAATAGCAATATTAGGTTCTTTTGTATTTATATTTTACTCAAAAAATGCAAATGCACAGAGCTCAAACTATATTTTAGGGTATGTATTTTTAATGATATCTATACTAGCAAATTCAATACAGAATATATTCTTTAAAATTATGAGTAAAAAATTACCTAGCATAATAATAGCAACTATGATAAGTCTTGTAATGGGAATTGTTTTCATATTATTATCATATTTTACAAACAATATATACGAATTACTAAATGCTAGTCATATTTTAATATTATTTATTATGTTATCAGGTATTTATGGAATAGTTACAGGCTTACTATTATCATTAAAGATATTGCATCAATATGGAATAGTAGTATTTAATATATTACAATTACTAGTGCCTATTTCAACAGCAGTAGTAGCCTATATTTTATTAAATGAAAGTATTAATGTTATGCAAATATTAAGTTCATTACTTATAGTTATATCTTGTACAGTAGCATTAAGAATAAAAAAATAG